CTGCTGAATATCAGTCAGGATCAACTTGTAATTGATTTTAAATGGAGTGATAATCCGGAAGAACTGGCAGATCCTATCTCTTTCTGCCTGAACGGGGATACCGCACCTAACAGAAGGTTCAATTACCGGTTGATATGGAAAAAATAAAACAATCATATAAAACACTCATAAGATACAAGTTCACACGAGACTATGATTAAAAAATATCTTATGTCTTGATTCTTGGTTCTTGAGTCTATTTTTTTAATTGTATGAAACATTTTTCTCAGATCTTTATCCTTTTTACAGCGATTGTTTTCCTCTCTTCCTGTTCGGAGAATAAAAAACAAAACGTAAAAGAGAGCGATTACACAATTGCAGCCTTTTACTGGCCTGCCTATCATTATGAGCCACGATCGGAATTCCTTTTCCCGGAGAAAACCGGTGAATGGGAAATCATCCGCAATGCCGTCCCAAAAGAGGAAAGGCATCAACAACCCAAGGTGCCGCTCTGGGGATATCTCGATGAAGCAAATCCCAAAGATATGGACTTGAAAATCTCCACAGCACTCGAATACGGTGTAAATACATTTATTTTCGACTGGTATTGGTTCGAAAAGGCACCTTTTCTTGAAAGTTGCATCAACGATGGTTTTCTTAAAGCGAACAATGACCGGATGAACTTCTATCTTATGTGGGCCAATCACGATGCCACCACCTACTGGGACGTAAACAATCCTCGTGTAGACTCGGTTTACTGGGATGGAGAAGTGGACAGGGAGCAGTTTGATATAATAGTGGACCGGGTGATCTCCAACTATTTCAAAGAACCATCCTATTTTAAAATCGATGGCGAGCCGGTCTTCTGTATCTATGAGTTGAACACACTGATCAATGGACTGGGAGGACCGGAAAAGACAAAAGAAGCACTTGACTATTTCAGGCAAAAAACCGTGGAAGCCGGTTTCCCCGGACTTCATCTACAAAGTATTTTATGGGAAGCGCTACCCTCCACCATTGAAGGTGTTCCCGGTGATCCGATCAAAAGTCAGGATGATGTACTGAGTTATTTCGGTTTTAAGAGCCTGACAAACTATTGTTGGGCACACCTTCAAAATCCGGATGGAGATTACGAGGTATGGGGGGATGCTTCCACTGATATGTGGGGCGGATTTAGAGATCAGTTCTCCATGACTTACTATCCCAACATCACCGTAAGCTGGGATGCCAATCCCCGATTCCCTTTCAAGGCAGGGTATATCAATAACTCAACTCCTCAGAAATTTGAGAAGTACCTGATAAAAGCCAGGAATTATGTCGACGAGAACGCTATTAAGCCGAAAATTATCACCATCAATGCATGGAATGAATGGTCTGAAGGAAGTTACCTGGAACCTGACATCACATGGGGATACGGTTATCTGGAAGCAGTAAGAAATGTATTCGGCAGTGCCAATTAACTTTTATTTAATCGTATGAAATCGATATACTTCTTTTTTCTATTTTTCCTCGCAATTCTCACTTTGAGCAGTTCCGACAGAAAGAATGATCCTGTGGTGCACACCCCTCTCCTTTCCAAACAGGAAACGAAAACAATAGATCTTATTCAACCGTTGGCAGGATGTGATGAGTTAGGCAGAATACTTCCGGAACATGAGGAAGTAGGTGATATCAGGGGAAACAGGAATGTTGGTATGTTTTATTTCCTCTGGCAGGGAGATAATGCCTCTAAAACATCAGAACAAAAATGGGATCTAAGTAAGATCATTCCCTGTCACCCGGAAGTACTCGAAAAAGGGGATCACGAAAACTGGGGATCACGTCAGAGAGGACGTTATTATTTCTGGGGAGAACCGATTTATGGCTACTACAGGGGAGATGATTACTGGGTACATCTGAGAAATATGCAGTTATTGACCGATGCACAAGTAGACTTCCTGATAATTGACGCTACAAACACACTCATCTATGAAGAGCAATCGGATGCTTTGATGAGGGCCATTCGAACTCTTCAACAACAGGGCAGGAATCCGCCCAAAATAGTCTATTACACCAATACAGAATCGGGAAAAACAATGCAAAAGATTTATGATGCATTTTATCGATCGGACGCACCAATCCGATATCCTGAAACTTGGTACTATATGGAAGGAAAACCCCTTATCATCGGGAGGACCAAAGAGGTCGACGGAAAAGAGTTCCAACCCTTTTTTACTTTTAGGGAATCACAATGGCCCAATGAACCAATCCAGGATAACGGATGGCCATGGATTGATTTTATCAGGCCGCAGCATGTATACAAAAACCGGAGGGGAGAAAGGGAAATCATCAATGTGTCGGTATGCCAGCACCCTGATCCGGGAGCGGGAATGGGGGGGTCTGCTTTTTATGGCAACAAGAACAATTGGGGACGTAGTTATCGAAATGGCAACCCGGGTAATCCGGAAAAGGATATTCTCTACGGATATAATTTTCAGGAACAGTGGGATTATGCCCTTCAACAGGATGTTCCATTTGTGTTTATCACCGGATGGAACGAGTGGATAGCCGGAAGATGGGGCAGCACGGATGGAAATCCGGAGCACTCCTACTTCTGCGACCAGGCTGATCCGGAATACAGCAGAGACATAGAACCCACAATGACAGCCGGATTAAAAGACAACTACTATATGCAGATGGTGGCAAACATCCGGAAATACAAGGGTATGAATCCTGTACAAAAAGCCGGTAACGAAAAGAGTATCAAAGGATGGAACGACTGGGAAGAAGTTACCCCGGTCTATACAGACTATAAAGAGGACACTGAAAAAAGAGATCATCCATCGGCAGTAATCAATCCTCATATCCAATACACTAACACCACCGGCAGAAATGATTTCACAATACTGAAAGTAGCAAGAGACCGAAAAACGATCTATTTTCTTGCAGAGACTGCCAAACCGATTATCAATAGTAATGACGAACAGTGGATGAGGCTCTATATCAACAGCGACAGAGATCACACTACCGGATGGATGGGATATGACTTTAGAATCAATGCGGGAACAAACTTGCAACAATATACCAATGGACAATGGAAGACAATCAGTAAAGTCACAGTCAAAACGGAAGGAAACAAACTTTTGTATAGTTTTCCCTTGAAAATAATTTCCGGCCGCAAAGGTGAACTCAATTTTGAATTTAAATGGTCTGACAATATGCAAACCGAAGATCCGATGGATTGGTATCTCAATGGCGATGTGGCGCCCGAAGGACGATTTAATTATATATATCAGACGAAGTAAATCAGGTAAAGACAGAATAAAGTAAAATAGATTTGTAAGAGATATTCATAAGCGAAGTAATAGTTGTTTCCGACATAGTCATGAATAATGATGCCTTTACCGCCCGTTATAGGAGGCATTGTCCGCCCGTCCAATGGTGTGTTGACCGCCCGTCCAACGAGGTGTTGGACGGGCGGTCAACATGAAGTTGGCTACTCAACTGTCAGCATCTTGTCAAAAGTGACGGCGCGGGGCTCCTTTAACAGCTGCCCGGGGGTAAATTGCGTCACCACTTCCAGGCGGTACTCCCCGGCCGGCAGGTCGGGGATCACGATGATAAGCTCCGATTTAATTCGTTTATTACCGGGTATCTGAGACCCATATCAAAATACTTAGTCGACCCTTAAAAAGCATTCAATAGTCTATAATACAGTAAAATAGTAGATATTTTCCTTGGTTATATCTGCAAGTTTTCGTAAATTTGAGATATAAATCTTGCAGAAAATCATGCTGGCAAAACAACAAGACCGTTCACAACACTCATTGTTCTTTTCACTGGAAAGCACATTGAATCATAAGCACCCGCTATTCATTCTGGCCAATAAAATTGATTGGGAGATGTTTGAAAGAGAGTTCTCACCCCTGTATTGTCCCGATAACGGACGTCCGGCGAAGCCCATTCGCCTGATGGTGGGATTATTGATCCTGAAACACATCCGAGATCTCTCGGATGAAAGCGTGGTGGAACAATGGAGTGAAAACAATTACTACCAGTATTTTTGTGGTGAACAGGAATTCCAACCTCGTGTTCCTTGTGAAGCGTCAGAACTGGTTCATTTCCGTCACCGCATCGGCAAAGAGGGTATTGAGCTGATCTTAAGGGAGAGCATCCGTATCAATGGTAAAGACTCGAACGACAAGGACGTTTACATCGACACCACTGTCCAGGAGAAAAATATCACCTTCCCCACGGATGACAAACTGGCAAAGAAGATTATCAAGAGGTGCTGGAAGATAGCAGACAGGAACAGTTTGGATTTGCGCCAAAGTTACAGGCGAATCCTGAAAGATCTTTCCTACGATCAGCGCTTCCGAAATCACCCACGAAACAAGGGTAAAGCCAGGAAAGCGGATAAGAAAGTGAGAACCATAGCCGGACGGCTGGTACGCGATGTGGAAAGGAAGCTGGGTACCATGGTTGATGGTTACCGGAATGAACTGGACCTGTACAAGCGGGTACTGGCCCAGAAGAAGAAAGACAAGAACAAGATTTATTCACTGCACGAGGTGGATGTGCAATGCATCAGCAAGGGGAAAGAGCATAAACTGTACGAGTTTGGAAACAAGGTATCCATCACACGAACCGGCAGCGGTGTAATTGTTGGAGCACTGAGTTTTAGAAATGAATTTGACGGGCACACGCTAGACAAGGCTATCGAGCAAGTGGAGAAGTTGACTGAAAGAAAACCCCGAAACGGTATCTGCGACAGGGGGTACCGGGGAAGAAGTAAAGTCAGGGATACACTCATCCACATCCCCAAATCCTTTTCAAAGGCTCTAAGCACCTATAGGAAGAATAAAGAGAGAAAGTACTTCCGCAAGCGGGCAGGTATTGAGCCGGTAATCGGACACCTGAAAGAAGATCACCGTCTCTCCCGCAATTACTACAAGGGAATCACCGGGGATGAGATCAATGTTATGCTCGCAGCTGCCGGATTCAACTTCAAAAGGATGATGAACAAGTGGAAGTCATCTTTTTGGCTCTTCCTTGAAAAGATAATTGTGTTCCTGAACAGGCAACTTCACCCCATCAGGGACAGTATAATTTTACAAACCATATAAAAATGGGCTTTTTAAGGCTCGACTACTTAGTTTTATATCATTATGACAGGGTTATAGAATAGAAAAAATATTTATTTTTGTAAAACTGGATCGTAAAGCCAGAAAAATTACTAATAAAGATTTTGCTTTATCCAAAAAACACAATTAAACAGTATATAACAATGACAATTTACCGGGATCTGCTTATCGTTCTATTTTTTGGGTTTTGCCTTATGGTAAAGGGACAGGAATTGTTGCCGCAACAGGGACAGGAGTTTCTATTGTATGATAAAACAGATGAGATCATCGCAGAGGAGCATATCTATGATCGGGGAAATAACCTGATCATCACTAAAGTAACCAATCCTTCGTTGACACCTTTCATACCATCTGATGGAAATATGGATAAAGCAGCCGTGATTATCTGTCCCGGTGGTGGATATCAAACCCTGCATATCCAACGGGAAGGATTCAGGGTTGCGGAGGCTTTCAGCAAGCAGGGAATTGCGGCATTTGTCCTCAAATACCGTTTACCGGATGAAGACATAGTAACGGATAAATCGTTCATACCCTTAAAAGATGCCCAACGCGCCATCCAACTCGTGCGTGAAAATGCTGAACAATGGGGTATCGCTTCCGACAGAATCGGTATAATGGGGTTTTCAGCCGGAGGACACCTGGCCTCCTCTGCCGGAGTACATTATGATTCCACACTGGTTGAGAACAAACGGAATACAAACCTAAAACCCGATTTTATGATTCTCGTCTATCCGGTGATCAGTTTCAATGATAGTATCGGACATGTCGGCTCAAAAGATCATTTGCTGGGACAACATCCCGGGCAAAATTCGGTGAAATTCTTCTCCAACGAATTACAAGTGAATAGAGATACCCCTAAAACCATTCTCTTTCATGCCGGAGACGATACGGTTGTTCCGGTGGAAAATAGTCTTCGTTTCTATAATAAATTACTTCAAAATAGTATACCGGCCGAAATACATATTTATTCCAAAGGGGAACATGGTTTTGGGAGTACTCCATCCTTCGAGGATTGGTTCAATCAATGTGTCCGCTGGATGAAGGTAGAACAATTACATTCTATAAACAGGTGAAATATGAAACACGTAATAACTATTCTGCTATTTCTGTCTGCTCAATTCGTTTGTCCCCAAACAACCGTGAAAAGCACAGTACACGATAAGTTAACCCCTGTAACTTCTGCCAAAATAAACCGGCATGCAGGAGAGAAATTCAACGTGTCCTATCAGAACCGTATTCTTGCTCAGGATGTACACACGCTTGTTCATCCGTTTACCGTCAGAGATGAGCACCGTTGCTGGCAGAGCGAATTCTGGGGGAAATGGCTTACATCGGCTGTACTCGCCTATCAATACAACCCTACCCCGGTTCTTGCCGATAAATTGAAAGAAGCCGTCGAAGAATTAATAAAAACACAGACTCCCGACGGATATATCGGAAATTATGCGCCCGAAAGCCGGTTGCAAGCATGGGATATCTGGGGAAGAAAATACTGCCTGCTCGGTCTGATCGCCTATTACGACACCTTCAAAGATCGCACGGCATTACAGGCAGCAACCAAACAGGCTGATTGCCTGATCCGGGAACTCACCGAAAGAAATGCAAAAATTGTAAGACTGGGTAGTCATCGCGGTATGGCAGCATCTTCCGTCCTTGAACCTATATGTCAATTATATGTTCGTACCGGAGACAAAAAATACCTGGATTTCGCCGAAGAAATTATCAGGGAATGGGAAACACCGGACGGTCCCCAATTGCTTTCCAAAGCAGATATTCCTATCGGCAAGCGCTTCCCTAAACCTGACAGGAATAATTGGTACGGATGGGACCAGGGACAAAAAGCATACGAAATGATGTCCTGTTACGAAGGATTACTTGAACTGTACCGCCTGACGGGGAAAGAGGAATACAAAAAAGCTGCCGGGAAAACCTGGCAAAGTATTATGGATACGGAACTGAATATTGCCGGTTCCGGCTCCGCAATGGAAGCATGGTTCTCCGGTAAAGAACTGCAGACAATGCCGATAGAGCATTACCAGGAAACCTGTGTTACTGTAACCTGGCTTAAATTCAATCAGCAATTGCTCCGTCTGACCGGGGAAGCCAAATATGCCGACGCAATCGAACAGACCTTTTACAATGCGCTTTTGGGATCGATGCGCCCTGATGGGTCGGACTGGGCAAAATATACTCCCTTGTACGGTCAACGATTAAAAGGATCGGAACAATGTGGCATGGGTTTGAATTGCTGTAATGCGAGCGGGCCGAGAGGATTATTTACAATCCCTTTAACCGCAGTGATGAATTCTGAGAAAGGACCCTATATCAATTTCTACCTGGATGGCTCATATGAGTTAAAGACACCGGCAAACCGACCGGTCACATTGCACCAAAAAACGGATTATCCCTTGTCGGGGCAAATTGACATTCAATTGCAGCTTCAAAAAGAGGAAAAAATGGATATCGCTCTCAGGATTCCCTCATGGAGTGAAAAATCCATTGTCACTGTAAATGGTACTCCGGTAGAAAACGTTGTTCCGGGCGAATATCTTATCCTCAACAGAACATGGAAAAACAACGATGAAATTTCAATCGGGTTCGAAATGAAAGGAAAAATTCATACCATGCACACTAATCCAACCTATATAGCTATCACGAGAGGACCAATCGTGCTGTCCAGAGATGAAAGACTAAAAGGTGCGGCATTAGAGGCAATACTCAGACCTGTTGTAAATGAAGATAAATATATCGATTTAACACAGAAAAATTATTCCGGCAAGGATATCTGGATGGTATTTTCAGCTAAATTTATTCCGGAATCATATGCAGAATATGGCGCTGAACCGGTAGGAACGGAACTCTGTGACTATGCTTCGGCAGGAAATGCCATGATGACTTATCCTTTCTTTAAAGTTTGGATGCCGCAGCTATATGACCCGAGAAAATAGATAATCTGACATATATTCATTTGAAAATCTTTCAATAAAAATTTGTAATCATGATATTAACCCACAAATACTCCCAATTGGCAATTCTAAGTATCCTCTTAATCTTCACTTTGGGATGTACCCATTCGGACAGATTTTCCATATCTGACCTTACCTGTGAAAGTTTAAAAGATCCTTTGGGGATTAACACGCTCCATCCCCGGTTTAACTGGAAAAACAATTCCAACCGCCAGGGAGCCATTCAAACGGCATATCAGATCTTAGTGGCCGACGATATCCAAAAGCTGAATGAAAAAGACGCTGATGTATGGAATTCCGGAAAAATAACCTCCTCATCGAATATATGGGTTGAGTATGCAGGAAAACCGCTTCACCCCGGACAACTCCTGTTCTGGAAAGTACGTGTTTGGGACGAGAACGGAAATGAATCATCATGGAGCAAACCGGCCCGATTCGGTGTCGGGTTGCTTGACAAGAACGATTGGACGGCTTCTTATATCGGATATCCTTCTGAAAAGGGTTTTTATAGTTGTCCGCAACTGAGAAAAACATTTTCTCTCAATAAAACGGATAAAAAGGGAGCATACCTTTTGCATGTAAATTCGCTCGGATATCACGAAGTTTTCATGAACGGAAAGAAAGTGGGCGAAGATGTATTATCGCCGGCAGTATCCCAGTTTGACAAGCGTTCCCTGATTGTGACATACGATGTGACGCCTTTCCTGAAAACAGGGAAGAACGATCTGGTCATCTGGCTGGGGAGCGGCTGGTATACCGAAGGGTTACCGGGGGTTGCAGGCAACGGCCCTGTTGTAAGGGCACAGATGGAACATGTTCACAAAGGAACCAGTGAAACTGTGTTATATACCGATGCTTCCTGGGTGGGGAGAGAAAGCGAATATAGCCGTATCAGCGACTGGATGACGGGAAGATACGGAGGCGAAACCGTTTCCGGTAATCTGGAAACACAGCATATAGTTTTTGAAGCGCCGG
This window of the Proteiniphilum saccharofermentans genome carries:
- a CDS encoding IS5 family transposase; this translates as MLAKQQDRSQHSLFFSLESTLNHKHPLFILANKIDWEMFEREFSPLYCPDNGRPAKPIRLMVGLLILKHIRDLSDESVVEQWSENNYYQYFCGEQEFQPRVPCEASELVHFRHRIGKEGIELILRESIRINGKDSNDKDVYIDTTVQEKNITFPTDDKLAKKIIKRCWKIADRNSLDLRQSYRRILKDLSYDQRFRNHPRNKGKARKADKKVRTIAGRLVRDVERKLGTMVDGYRNELDLYKRVLAQKKKDKNKIYSLHEVDVQCISKGKEHKLYEFGNKVSITRTGSGVIVGALSFRNEFDGHTLDKAIEQVEKLTERKPRNGICDRGYRGRSKVRDTLIHIPKSFSKALSTYRKNKERKYFRKRAGIEPVIGHLKEDHRLSRNYYKGITGDEINVMLAAAGFNFKRMMNKWKSSFWLFLEKIIVFLNRQLHPIRDSIILQTI
- a CDS encoding DUF4469 domain-containing protein, which encodes MIPDLPAGEYRLEVVTQFTPGQLLKEPRAVTFDKMLTVE
- a CDS encoding alpha/beta hydrolase yields the protein MTIYRDLLIVLFFGFCLMVKGQELLPQQGQEFLLYDKTDEIIAEEHIYDRGNNLIITKVTNPSLTPFIPSDGNMDKAAVIICPGGGYQTLHIQREGFRVAEAFSKQGIAAFVLKYRLPDEDIVTDKSFIPLKDAQRAIQLVRENAEQWGIASDRIGIMGFSAGGHLASSAGVHYDSTLVENKRNTNLKPDFMILVYPVISFNDSIGHVGSKDHLLGQHPGQNSVKFFSNELQVNRDTPKTILFHAGDDTVVPVENSLRFYNKLLQNSIPAEIHIYSKGEHGFGSTPSFEDWFNQCVRWMKVEQLHSINR
- a CDS encoding glycosyltransferase WbsX family protein → MKHFSQIFILFTAIVFLSSCSENKKQNVKESDYTIAAFYWPAYHYEPRSEFLFPEKTGEWEIIRNAVPKEERHQQPKVPLWGYLDEANPKDMDLKISTALEYGVNTFIFDWYWFEKAPFLESCINDGFLKANNDRMNFYLMWANHDATTYWDVNNPRVDSVYWDGEVDREQFDIIVDRVISNYFKEPSYFKIDGEPVFCIYELNTLINGLGGPEKTKEALDYFRQKTVEAGFPGLHLQSILWEALPSTIEGVPGDPIKSQDDVLSYFGFKSLTNYCWAHLQNPDGDYEVWGDASTDMWGGFRDQFSMTYYPNITVSWDANPRFPFKAGYINNSTPQKFEKYLIKARNYVDENAIKPKIITINAWNEWSEGSYLEPDITWGYGYLEAVRNVFGSAN
- a CDS encoding glycoside hydrolase family 127 protein; translation: MKHVITILLFLSAQFVCPQTTVKSTVHDKLTPVTSAKINRHAGEKFNVSYQNRILAQDVHTLVHPFTVRDEHRCWQSEFWGKWLTSAVLAYQYNPTPVLADKLKEAVEELIKTQTPDGYIGNYAPESRLQAWDIWGRKYCLLGLIAYYDTFKDRTALQAATKQADCLIRELTERNAKIVRLGSHRGMAASSVLEPICQLYVRTGDKKYLDFAEEIIREWETPDGPQLLSKADIPIGKRFPKPDRNNWYGWDQGQKAYEMMSCYEGLLELYRLTGKEEYKKAAGKTWQSIMDTELNIAGSGSAMEAWFSGKELQTMPIEHYQETCVTVTWLKFNQQLLRLTGEAKYADAIEQTFYNALLGSMRPDGSDWAKYTPLYGQRLKGSEQCGMGLNCCNASGPRGLFTIPLTAVMNSEKGPYINFYLDGSYELKTPANRPVTLHQKTDYPLSGQIDIQLQLQKEEKMDIALRIPSWSEKSIVTVNGTPVENVVPGEYLILNRTWKNNDEISIGFEMKGKIHTMHTNPTYIAITRGPIVLSRDERLKGAALEAILRPVVNEDKYIDLTQKNYSGKDIWMVFSAKFIPESYAEYGAEPVGTELCDYASAGNAMMTYPFFKVWMPQLYDPRK